A stretch of the Lolium perenne isolate Kyuss_39 chromosome 3, Kyuss_2.0, whole genome shotgun sequence genome encodes the following:
- the LOC127340916 gene encoding metal tolerance protein 7-like isoform X1, producing MGSSDTMRMPERLHRRPPSFLSGLFSAAACGSHGKQRKIAKYYEKQESLLKDFSEMETMNELGSLTGAPTEEELASLAKGERLAINLSNIINLILFAGKVVASFETVSMAVIASTLDSLLDLLSGFILWFTAHAMKKPNKYSYPIGKRRMQPVGIVVFASVMGCLGFQVLIESGRELVTQQHTTFDKYKELWMVGSMLSAAVVKFFLMLYCRTFKNEIVRAYAQDHFFDVITNSVGLVCALLAVRFHWWMDPVGAILIALYTITTWARTVLENVGTLIGRSAPAEYLTKLTYLIWNHHEEIRHIDTVRAYTFGTHYFVEVDVVLPGDMPLSQAHDIGEALQEKLEQLPEVERAFVHVDFEFTHRPEHKADV from the exons GGAAACAGCGAAAAATCGCAAAGTACTATGAGAAGCAAGAGAGCCTTCTGAAGGACTTCAGCGAGATGGAAACCATGAATGAGCTGGGTAGCTTGACTGGTGCTCCTACTGAG GAAGAGTTGGCGAGCCTGGCCAAGGGCGAACGTCTGGCCATCAACCTGTCCAACATAATTAACTTGATCCTCTTCGCCGGGAAAGTTGTCGCTTCCTTCGAAACCGTGTCGATGGCGGTTATTGCCTCGACGCTGGACTCGCTATTGGATCTCCTGTCAGGGTTCATCCTCTGGTTCACAGCGCACGCCATGAAGAAGCCCAACAAGTACAGCTACCCAATCGGGAAGAGGCGCATGCAGCCAGTG GGCATCGTGGTGTTTGCGTCAGTGATGGGTTGCCTGGGGTTCCAGGTTCTGATCGAGTCTGGGAGGGAGCTGGTCACGCAGCAGCACACGACGTTCGACAAGTACAAGGAGTTGTGGATGGTTGGGAGCATGCTGTCGGCGGCGGTGGTGAAGTTCTTCCTGATGCTGTACTGCCGGACCTTCAAGAACGAGATCGTCAGGGCGTATGCGCAGGACCACTTCTTCGACGTGATCACCAACTCTGTCGGCCTCGTTTGCGCCCTCCTCGCCGTCCGGTTCCACTGGTGGATGGACCCCGTCGGGGCCATACTG ATCGCGCTGTACACGATCACGACGTGGGCGCGGACGGTGCTGGAGAACGTGGGGACGCTGATCGGGCGGTCGGCGCCGGCGGAGTACCTGACGAAGCTGACGTACCTGATCTGGAACCACCACGAGGAGATCCGGCACATCGACACCGTGAGGGCGTATACATTTGGGACGCACTACTTCGTGGAGGTGGACGTGGTGCTCCCGGGTGACATGCCGCTTAGCCAGGCGCACGACATCGGGGAGGCGCTGCAGGAGAAGCTGGAGCAGCTGCCGGAGGTGGAGCGCGCCTTCGTCCATGTCGACTTCGAGTTCACCCACAGGCCCGAGCACAAGGCAGACGTGTAG